In the Pseudomonas sp. DTU_2021_1001937_2_SI_NGA_ILE_001 genome, one interval contains:
- a CDS encoding alpha/beta hydrolase: MSVRSVFFTNRSGVRLHTLQYGATGATPVVLLHGLRAYAQTWAPLAAALGDGYCCYALDQRGRGLSDWAPSDSYRTDCYVDDLEDLVAHLGLERFLLVGHSLGGANALEYARRHPRRLLALVIEDIGPGSSSAGDGAARIRREMQQTPLVFADWNAAREFWRRARPGLAEEGIESRLAHSMRESPEGIVWRHDQQGIAEARLSIEPTDLWPAVRALQCPTLFVRGGRSDFLPPATVAAMLQANARIRAVEVADASHYVHDDQSAIFNQVVSAFLRESQDR, translated from the coding sequence ATGTCAGTACGCAGTGTGTTTTTCACCAATCGCAGCGGCGTGCGCCTGCATACCCTGCAGTATGGCGCGACCGGTGCCACCCCGGTGGTGCTGCTGCACGGGCTGCGCGCCTATGCGCAGACCTGGGCGCCGCTGGCTGCGGCGCTGGGCGACGGCTACTGCTGCTACGCGCTGGACCAGCGCGGACGCGGCCTGAGCGACTGGGCACCGAGTGACAGCTACCGCACCGACTGCTACGTCGACGACCTGGAAGACCTGGTCGCCCATCTGGGCCTGGAACGTTTCTTGCTCGTCGGTCACTCGCTGGGCGGCGCCAACGCGCTGGAGTACGCGCGTCGTCATCCGCGGCGCCTGCTGGCGCTGGTGATCGAAGACATCGGGCCGGGTTCGTCCAGCGCCGGTGACGGCGCAGCACGCATCCGCCGGGAAATGCAGCAGACCCCGCTGGTGTTCGCCGACTGGAACGCCGCTCGTGAGTTCTGGCGTCGCGCACGGCCTGGGCTGGCGGAGGAGGGTATCGAGTCGCGCCTGGCGCATTCGATGCGGGAAAGCCCCGAAGGCATCGTCTGGCGTCACGACCAGCAGGGTATCGCCGAGGCCCGCTTGAGTATCGAACCGACCGACCTGTGGCCGGCGGTACGGGCGCTGCAATGCCCGACCCTGTTCGTACGCGGCGGTCGCTCGGATTTCCTGCCGCCGGCCACCGTCGCGGCGATGCTGCAGGCCAATGCCCGTATTCGTGCCGTCGAAGTCGCCGATGCCAGCCATTACGTTCATGATGATCAGAGCGCCATCTTCAACCAGGTGGTCAGCGCGTTCCTGCGAGAGTCGCAGGACCGCTGA
- a CDS encoding bifunctional 3-(3-hydroxy-phenyl)propionate/3-hydroxycinnamic acid hydroxylase translates to MRRETTQVVIVGAGPNGITAAHYMGLHGIDCVVLELAEGILPYPRAVGMDDEALRVLQGIGIADIAVRDMICDVPLRYYNARGVCFAEVKPSVAEYGWPMRNIFMQQLLEGTLRDELGRHPQVQLRLGHEMLDLSQDEQGVTLQVRGADGQTYELHAQYLIGADGGRSNVRKKLGIELLGMTHPRKWVVVDVCNDSLDAPYTALHADPERPFVCIYLPYGQRRWEFMLKEGEDEQRMCEESTIRGLIRGHIGDAVDELQIVRIRAYTHNSRVAARFVEGRVALVGDAAHISPPWAGQGLNSGLRDVANLVWKIAAVLKGRASPRIIASYDTERRGHATDLIGLADNMGAVLGLTNPLMAGVRDWLFQAVNTVDNLRSYLLEFKFKPKATITKGLVYHEREELREGDLVGQLFVQPQVEDAEGRRRRLDEVLGDSYAVLGYRVNPAAGLSEATRAYWQRWDTRFIQVNRSRSGMRSQPLSADGAISVEDVDNRLANWFSKVRDSVVVVRPDRFVAAITTPERLESVLARLEKQLS, encoded by the coding sequence ATGAGACGCGAGACCACTCAGGTTGTAATCGTCGGCGCCGGGCCGAACGGGATCACCGCTGCCCACTACATGGGGTTGCATGGCATTGACTGCGTGGTGCTGGAACTGGCCGAGGGCATCCTGCCGTACCCGCGTGCGGTGGGCATGGATGACGAAGCCTTGCGCGTGCTGCAGGGCATCGGCATCGCTGACATCGCCGTGCGCGACATGATCTGCGACGTGCCGCTGCGCTACTACAACGCGCGGGGCGTGTGCTTTGCCGAGGTCAAGCCGAGCGTGGCCGAGTATGGCTGGCCGATGCGCAACATCTTCATGCAGCAGTTGCTCGAAGGCACCTTGCGTGACGAGCTCGGGCGTCACCCCCAGGTGCAGCTGCGCCTGGGCCACGAGATGCTCGACCTCAGCCAGGACGAGCAGGGCGTGACCCTGCAGGTGCGCGGTGCCGACGGCCAGACCTACGAGCTGCATGCGCAGTACCTGATCGGCGCCGACGGCGGACGTTCGAACGTGCGCAAGAAGCTCGGCATCGAATTGCTGGGCATGACTCACCCGCGCAAGTGGGTGGTGGTGGATGTCTGCAACGACTCCCTGGACGCACCTTACACGGCCTTGCACGCCGACCCCGAGCGGCCTTTCGTATGCATCTACCTGCCCTACGGGCAGCGGCGCTGGGAATTCATGCTCAAGGAAGGCGAGGATGAGCAGCGCATGTGCGAGGAGTCGACCATCCGCGGGCTGATCCGCGGGCACATCGGCGACGCGGTGGATGAGCTGCAGATCGTGCGCATCCGTGCCTACACCCACAACTCCCGTGTGGCGGCGCGCTTCGTCGAGGGCCGCGTGGCGCTGGTCGGCGATGCTGCGCACATCTCGCCACCTTGGGCGGGGCAAGGTCTCAACTCCGGGCTGCGCGACGTGGCCAACCTGGTGTGGAAGATCGCTGCGGTGCTCAAGGGGCGGGCCTCGCCGAGAATCATCGCCAGCTACGACACCGAGCGGCGTGGCCATGCCACCGACCTGATCGGCCTGGCCGACAACATGGGCGCGGTGCTGGGCCTGACCAACCCGCTGATGGCCGGGGTGCGCGACTGGCTGTTCCAAGCGGTGAACACGGTCGACAACCTGCGTTCGTACCTGCTGGAGTTCAAGTTCAAGCCCAAGGCGACCATCACCAAGGGGCTGGTCTATCACGAACGCGAGGAGTTGCGCGAAGGCGACCTGGTCGGCCAGCTGTTCGTGCAACCGCAGGTCGAAGATGCCGAAGGCCGCCGCCGACGCCTGGATGAAGTGCTGGGCGACTCCTATGCGGTACTCGGCTACCGGGTCAACCCGGCCGCCGGCCTGAGCGAGGCGACGCGCGCCTACTGGCAGCGCTGGGACACCCGTTTCATTCAGGTCAACCGTTCGCGCAGTGGCATGCGCAGCCAGCCGTTGAGCGCCGACGGGGCGATCAGCGTCGAGGATGTCGATAACCGCCTGGCCAACTGGTTCTCCAAGGTGCGCGACAGCGTCGTGGTGGTACGCCCGGACCGCTTCGTGGCGGCCATCACCACGCCGGAACGCCTGGAATCGGTACTGGCTCGCCTGGAGAAACAACTGTCATGA
- a CDS encoding 2-keto-4-pentenoate hydratase, giving the protein MNPLDDLPGRLLHCADQAVALPAEQAPADLDVTTGYRLQRSNLALRLARGERFSGWKVAFAGAAAQARFGLGEPVYGGLTEAMAALPGAALDLAGLVDPRLEIEIAFIFARDLPPGDYSDEQIIQAIGGVALAFEVADCRWAGWRFEAGAFLADNAAAGRYCLSAALPFSASRHQALDYALTRDGVALGRGQTGDAADSALPITCWLVRRLLADQQAVRAGQVVLTGALLAPLAIEPGHYRFTLAGRALELDFVSREVSAKEDA; this is encoded by the coding sequence ATGAACCCTCTCGACGATTTACCTGGCCGCCTGCTGCACTGCGCTGACCAGGCCGTAGCCCTGCCGGCTGAACAGGCTCCGGCGGACCTGGATGTGACGACGGGCTACCGGCTACAGCGCAGCAACCTGGCGCTGCGCCTGGCGCGTGGTGAACGCTTCAGCGGCTGGAAAGTGGCCTTTGCCGGCGCTGCGGCGCAGGCGCGCTTCGGCCTCGGCGAGCCGGTCTATGGCGGCCTCACCGAGGCCATGGCGGCCTTGCCAGGGGCGGCCCTGGATCTCGCGGGCCTGGTCGACCCACGGCTGGAGATCGAGATCGCCTTCATCTTCGCCCGTGACCTGCCGCCCGGTGACTACAGCGACGAGCAGATCATCCAGGCCATCGGTGGCGTGGCCCTGGCCTTCGAAGTGGCGGACTGCCGCTGGGCTGGCTGGCGCTTCGAGGCCGGCGCTTTCCTGGCCGACAACGCCGCCGCCGGCCGTTATTGCCTGTCGGCGGCGCTGCCGTTCAGCGCCAGCCGCCATCAAGCGCTGGACTACGCACTGACCCGCGACGGCGTGGCGCTGGGCCGCGGGCAGACTGGCGACGCCGCAGACTCGGCGCTGCCGATCACCTGTTGGCTGGTTCGCCGCCTGCTGGCCGACCAGCAGGCTGTGCGCGCCGGGCAGGTGGTGCTGACCGGTGCCTTGCTGGCGCCGTTGGCCATCGAGCCTGGCCATTACCGTTTCACCCTCGCCGGGCGAGCGCTGGAGTTGGATTTCGTCAGTCGAGAGGTCAGCGCCAAGGAGGATGCCTGA
- a CDS encoding amino acid synthesis family protein, whose protein sequence is MKPSNFATYHIRKWYSFSEETLANESGQLADGEPLFKYVIAAAIHNPYAGQFSQDLAQLVDDSPKLGEEFGRRIRELAAGRSIVSYGKACVVGSQGEYEHGNAFLTNPAADPVRVALGGGMSWVPSTGKRGAPGVTIDVPLAHKDALYVRSHYDTISVSFGDGPAPNEVIIIWAFATRGRLHARLGGLSAEAIKGDNGLT, encoded by the coding sequence ATGAAACCGAGCAATTTCGCTACCTACCACATTCGCAAATGGTACAGCTTCAGCGAAGAGACCCTCGCCAACGAGAGTGGCCAGCTGGCCGATGGCGAGCCGCTGTTCAAGTACGTCATCGCGGCAGCGATTCACAACCCCTACGCCGGTCAGTTCAGCCAGGATCTCGCGCAGTTGGTGGACGACTCACCGAAGCTGGGTGAGGAATTCGGCCGACGCATCCGTGAGCTGGCCGCCGGCCGCTCGATCGTCAGCTACGGCAAGGCCTGCGTGGTCGGCAGCCAGGGCGAGTACGAGCACGGCAACGCGTTCCTCACCAACCCGGCTGCCGACCCGGTGCGGGTGGCCCTGGGCGGTGGCATGTCGTGGGTGCCTTCGACCGGCAAGCGCGGTGCGCCAGGGGTGACCATCGACGTGCCGCTGGCGCACAAGGATGCCCTGTACGTGCGCTCGCACTACGACACCATTTCCGTGTCGTTCGGCGATGGCCCGGCGCCCAACGAGGTGATCATCATCTGGGCCTTCGCCACACGCGGCCGGCTGCATGCGCGTCTGGGCGGCCTCAGCGCTGAGGCGATCAAAGGCGATAACGGCCTGACCTGA
- a CDS encoding helix-turn-helix domain-containing protein, with amino-acid sequence MFAQTRSFTDLHEHAGAISGWRQTYDQMGRGPLNTGLSQVCGERFQLFQESFDNRIAQHGQAPRGRMCIAVVLPAGQAPIVQKQLVGAHSVMLLRPDEDFVVQAPAGTRYFGATVDLVRFAELAAFELSAGQLQRAKTLSQLEVPGALIERLLQRIYAAFQLMVERDGAADHSTEKFIEDTLLETLLDLFSGACDVPRGRQGNIAVSAWLVKRSQELALARLEQPPSILDLCAELRVSRRTLQNSFQAVTGMRPIEYLRNLRLNAVRRKLRATAVEQGTVGEIAGQMGFSHLSHFSLNYRELFGEYPSQTKRQAGSPLCKVGNA; translated from the coding sequence ATGTTCGCGCAAACCCGTAGTTTCACCGATCTGCACGAACACGCCGGAGCTATCTCCGGCTGGCGGCAGACCTATGACCAGATGGGCCGCGGGCCGCTGAACACCGGCTTGTCGCAGGTGTGTGGCGAGCGCTTCCAGCTGTTTCAGGAGTCCTTCGACAACCGTATCGCGCAACACGGCCAGGCCCCGCGGGGGCGCATGTGCATCGCGGTGGTGCTGCCGGCCGGGCAGGCGCCGATCGTGCAGAAGCAACTGGTGGGCGCGCACAGCGTCATGCTGCTGCGTCCGGATGAGGATTTCGTGGTTCAGGCGCCGGCCGGCACCCGTTATTTCGGCGCCACCGTCGACCTGGTGCGCTTCGCCGAGCTGGCAGCCTTCGAGCTGTCGGCCGGGCAGTTGCAGCGCGCCAAGACGCTGTCGCAGCTGGAAGTGCCCGGGGCGCTCATCGAACGCCTGTTGCAGCGCATCTATGCCGCGTTCCAACTGATGGTCGAACGTGACGGCGCGGCTGATCACAGCACCGAGAAGTTCATCGAGGACACCCTGCTGGAGACCTTGCTGGACCTGTTCAGTGGCGCCTGCGACGTGCCGCGTGGACGCCAGGGCAACATTGCGGTGAGTGCCTGGCTGGTCAAGCGCAGCCAGGAACTGGCCCTGGCGCGCCTGGAGCAGCCGCCGAGCATCCTCGACCTGTGCGCCGAGCTGCGCGTCAGCCGGCGGACCCTGCAGAACAGTTTCCAGGCGGTGACCGGCATGCGCCCGATCGAATACCTGCGCAACCTGCGTCTCAATGCCGTGCGCCGCAAACTCAGGGCCACGGCGGTGGAGCAGGGCACGGTGGGCGAGATCGCCGGGCAGATGGGCTTCAGCCACCTCAGCCATTTTTCGCTCAATTACCGCGAGTTGTTCGGCGAGTACCCGTCGCAGACCAAGCGCCAGGCTGGCAGCCCGCTTTGCAAGGTCGGCAACGCCTGA